ACATCTGTCACTGCAGCCTTCCCTTCAGAACTCTCTCTAGATTGTTGTGGGGACTCTCACCCGCAGAATGAGCTGGAGTTTTATCAAAATAACCTGCAAATCCCCATGATGTGTAGATATCAAGGATCCACTAGAGGCATAGGATTATCCATGTGTATGCTGTGCAGTAGCTCCAGGTTCCCTTCCACCACCATCTAGCTGCCATACTACTCCAAATGGGAGTTGTACTGCCAGACATTCCCCACTTGCTATGTAGGTCCTACCAATGATGTCGAAGGGCCATCACAGAAAAGTTAATGCTGCCTTAGCTTGTTTCAGTTTCTATGAATTCCGCACGGTTGGTGAGGGATAATGTGCATCCTTCATGCTTAGTCCTTTCTAGGCCCCTTCCCACATGAGCATTTCTAGACCCATGGAGAGTTCTCCACAGAGCCAAGAGGAGGATGATACAGAGATGGCTTTTCCCTGTCCTGACTGTGAGGAAAGGGTGAGAATCACACGCACAGAGGGTAGCATCCATGCACAGATCTCATGACTAATCCAGCCCCAAGTaaggaaatcaggttggtcagCAGAGCTATCCCTGGTGTGAATTTATCAGCATTCTTTGAGAGAGGTCACATTACAGGTACTTTTATATCACAAGTACCCAGCTGCATCTGCCGTTTGGTGGACGGAAGACAGTGACACTTACCACAGGTTGGTGCGCTTGATATTGAGGCTTCTTCTGGCTGCTGAAGGAAGGTATTAATGATTTTCAGAGGGGGCTAACTACCCACCGATCTCTCAGTTCTGTGTGAATGTGTGGGGAATCAGAGAATCCTTGAAGGTCCAAGGAATGAGTCAAAGATAGAACAgcggaggcagggccggctccagcatttctgccgccccaagcaaaaaaaaaaaaaaagctgctgatcggtggcagcagttcagcggcaggtccttcgctcctagagggagtgagggacctgccacccccgaattgccgcaggtgccacccctctcccttggcctccccatgcacctgcttgttaagctggtgcctggagccggccctgatcggAGGTTAAACCAACCAGAATGAAACAACAATGTGGAAGATCTAAGTGACTTTTAGTGAAAATATGCTGGGAGGGTGTGAGAAAGTGGAGCTCAAGAGTGATTCTCCGTGGGAGATACTGACTTCTGAGGAACCAGGTAGCGAATACATGATGCATTGCTATGGCAGCTAATGTCtgatacaagaacaaggggacctGAACTTTTGAAAAAGCCAATGAGCCAACAGCTATTCTCATATGGTTTCAAGTCTGTCCTTATTTGCATAGGTGCAGTTCTTCCCCCATGTAACAAGATTGGGTCCCCTTTGCCATTTTTCCTGTGTGCCTGATTCTGATATTctaattcaggcaaaactcccattgtccaCTTCTCAATTcttctcccattaaagtcaatgagagtttgtgCCCAAGACTCCATAAATACATGTTGTTTgggatagatcctcagctggtgtaaatcagtataaccGCTCCAATTATAATTTGTCTCAGTTTCTCTCAAGCTCATTTATTTCTCAGCTTTTTCTTTCCCTGAAATCATGATCCCTTGTTACAGATTGATAATTCCCACAACAACTAGTTGTGGGTCACAGAAGATTTTGACTGCAGATGAAGAAGAATTTgctgaagcagaaaaaaatctcaaataatAGGTCTTATTATATCATGCCTGGAAGGAGAACCATAGACAATATATGATCTAGAAATAGAATAATTTTCAATAgactgttttcaaacttttccataTGGCATCAGCTGGTCTTTAACTAAGGCAGGGCTGGGCCCTAAAGAATGTACAGTCAGTGGAATTTCTTCATACAGATAGTTCCAGAATATGTGAAGGGAATTTTACTGCGGCTGGGTCCATCTAGTCATAACGTTGCAATAATTAAAAGGATGCAAAAGTAAAATGACAAAGAACAGAGGACTGTAAGCACTAATCATTAAATGTACATAAAAAGAAGGTGTTCTGCAAGGAATTAAACCTTGTAAAATTATAATCCAATAATTAGAGTATTTAAAGAGATTGCAAAATACCCATAAACTATGCTTAGCAGAATACTTCCAGTGTGCTGCGCCTTCATTGAATGAAACTGACATTCATGAAGCTctgaattttaaagaaataaaaatgtcaacTGAAAATAAGGGGAAATACTTTTACAAATGTCTGAAGAATCATTtattggagtaaaaaaaaaaaaaaacttaaaatgtaacaaccattaaaaaaaaacaacaacaacatcctATCCAATTGCAGCAAATCTCCACAGAAATAAGTAAATTATCCTCTGTGATAGTAAATCTATTAAAACAGCAATTTCATTAATGAGTATTATTTCGATAGACTCTAGTATTCACTTCAAGGTACATTTTCTAGTAAGCCTTTGGCAGGACTTTGGAGGCTGAACTATCTGTGagacttatatggcccccatcagcatagcatctgagcactccacctttaatatatttattttcacaacacccatatagtactattatctccattttacagacagggcaGAGTGATtgtgtgacttgcccaatgttacacgggaagtctgtgtcagagaaGAGAACCCAAGTCTTAAAAGTCCCAGactagcagggccagctccaggcaccagcttgccaagcaggtgcttggggcggccacttcagagaggggcggcacgtccagctattcggtggcaattcggcggacagtccctcactcccgctcggagcaaaggacctcccgccgaattgccgccacagatcgcgattgcagctttttttttttttttttttttgggcgccgcttggggcggcaaaaaccctggagccggccctgcagactATCATCTGAAAACCAGGGCCATCCTTCTTTCTCTGAACTATGACTTTCCTTTGCTATTTATCATTTGGGGCCCCAACTGTGCTCCTCTATTATGAAGAAACAGACACAAATTCAAAGGAAGAGACACCAGACTTGGATGggtttctttccattttaaatttctCTTATACTGTACCATCAGCCTACTAAGATTCACCATTACAATGCACAACATTAACATAATGCAAGGAGAGAAGAAATATTAACTCAGATACCTTTGGTACTCTGACTAGATCTGTTTTATTGTTTACATTAAGAGTATTAATTGGTCTGGGTTAGTTAtaaggatttctttttcttttttgtttgttttgttgagttaattattaaattttatttttctttcttaagtCCCTGACAGGTGAGATGCAAAGTCAAGAAGCTTGGCCTTTACTTCTTTCCAATCAGGAAAACTACGTATCACCCTGTAGTTTTAATGGACATTTAATAGACAAAAACCCTCCAGAGCAAATAATGAATAACTGTTTGTCTCTTGCCAAAAACTATGGTTTTGGAAGATCCCCTTACCTAACAGAACACTCTCAGGACATAGGATCTAACAAATACTATGAGAAGTGCAAAGAAATTGGCAGCAGGGAGCATGACAGCAGAGACCTGTCTGGACCTTCTGTGTGCAATATGTATGCTGACTATGGAGAGCCACAACCCTGGAATAAGAACACTACCCTAGAAAGGAATCCATGTACTGACAAGTGTTGCAATGGTTCTACTTTATCTTTGGCTGATCTGCATTGTGAAATTGTTTCTTCACAAAACTGTATGGACTCCAGTATCCAACATGTTCCCAATATACCACCTACAACAAAGGCTGGCTACCATCCTTCCAGGCCTAACCCAGGCCTGTCTGGAGATGATTTTTATGAAGGGAAATTGCATGTGAATTACAACAGCAGCTACATCCCTTCCTCTTTCTACCATCTCTCTTCGGAGGATCCCTACCTCATTATGAATTCTGCACATCACCATCAACAGCCTTCGCCACTCACGAAAGGAAACGAATGGGActttgaagaagaaagaaaatacaccAATCTGGATTACTGCAACAATGAAATGATTTTTAGTCTCTATCCTTTACGATGATCGTGTTTATcatttcccctcttccctgcacctgtaaaagtgggcctgattctctgctctgtgtaacgtggatgtaaaatgctacctttCTGATTGGGCAGCCCTCTACCCCTCACTCTACATGGGCATAAAAGACTGTGCAGGGGGTAGATAAGCAGGCTTAGGGAGCACAGCCATCCTGCAggcctctcctctcccctgtgcagcAGGACAGGGGAGCCATAATCAATTCCAGTTCATTTTATCCCCTACATCATTCCCTGGGGTGTATCTACTCCCTGTTTGTGGACATGTCCATTCATGGAGCCTCACTGATCTCTCCTGTCACCCTTGAATTGTTCTTAACCTTAGccattttatttttgcaaaacttGCCCTACTTTTAATTTAAGGCTGCAACGGTCCTTGAATATGTATGTCCCTTATTCTACTCCACATTTAAATTATGCAAACTTGATTTTAATGAGAGCTATCAGAGGGCACCACTCATGAAAAATCAAGCCAAGTATGTAAGTACCTAAATATGGGTTTTGCTGCCTACCGTTAGGTGACcaactttgaaaattttggcaaatTTCTTTAAACTTCCCTTGGAGCATGTATCTTTTCAGCAGCTATATAATCTCTGTTGCTCTTTGGATTCCGTTTCATTGTTCTCCATTCCACAGCAAAGTGTACTGTATTTCAAAGCTCTGGACAAAGTTGGAACTTAGCAGTAATCACTAGAAGAGACTGCTCTGGATCCAGATACTCTGAGGAAGTTCAGATCTAGATCCACATTTCATGGCTGGCTCCTATTAAtataatgggctgaaccaaaaccctggatccaaacactctTGGGTTTtggaatccagatccaaactttgtagTTTGAGCTCATCTCTACTCTCTAGTCTTCCAAGCAACGCCCTGAAAATATGTTATGATGTGAGATGCCATAAAGTTTTTATTGGTACTAGCCTGGGTCAAGAATATTACAAAATAAGTGGCAGTAAACATGTTATAGTACTCCACGCCATGAAATACTTGGTGTCTGTCAAACAGGTTCAGTCTAATCATTTGTCTTTTGTTTGCATGTTTCCTTTCATTAGATTCTCTCTGCCTTTTCTACTATGAGGTACTTTAGTTGCTATGGAAATGATACCATCAGCAGTAAGGGTGGAGTTTAGTGACATTTACAAGAGCAGGATAAAGTATATTTATAGAATGTTTCAAAATGTATATTGTAGTTTGTGAAATATAAGGGTCTGCAGCAGCTTTCATGACCAGGTATGTTGTATAAATCTAATATATATCCCAGTGTGGTAGTCATCTTTGTAGGTGTTGGCTAATTCAGCAACCTCCCTACTTAGTCTGTCACCCATTATCACCCCAACATATAATttggcaattttatttttattattcatcaAGTCTATCTGAAGATTTCTATGCTAAGTTTCATTAATGACAATAGCCACATTTATATTCAATaagataaaaatatttaagacgggttataaaccctcctgcttcagacATAAGCCAACAACTAATTGATGAGGGTGAGGAAGGAGTTCTCTCTCCTGAGCTGGTTATTCTATAACTGTTTCTGCTGGAAATCTTCTTCAAAAGCTTCTAGTGCAGGTCCTTgccagagacagaatactgggctaaaagaaccactggtctgatgCCGTATTGCAGTTCCTGTGTTCTTTACCAGATCCTCTAAATTTGCTTAGGCGGTAGTATTACTGTTACTATAGCTAATACTTGGTATTGATACAGTGCCTTCCATCTGATGTTTTCAGAATGCATCACAATATTAAAGACTTGGATTTCAGAAGATGCCTGAAGGGAAGTATTAttaaccctattttacagatgaggaaactgaggcacggagtagTTAAGTGATTCTCCTAAAGTCACACAAAGTCTGCTCAGATCTGCAAGCTCCCAGTCCCAAGCCCTTCACTCAGCCTTTCCATACTTCTAGGTTGGCAATCACACCACTTTCAGTATGATCAGTACCTGGGAGCACTACGCTGCCAACTTTGCAATTACTTGGCTCATGGTCTGGAAATACAAGTCCCTTGGGTGAGCCTTGTAAAGCACCATTTAATAGTGACATATGTTTCAAAAAGAAACGTACATTTCCTTGGCCAACTACCTCAGAGTTAGTTGCAAGTAAATTTAAATTTGCCCACACTTGTAGGGGTCCAGTGGTGAAAATGGGAGCAAAATCTATTTTTGTCCTGCAGCTAGAACAAAACATACTAAATGTTAAAATTGGTCTCACAATAGAAATAGAGGCAGCATGAAGAGACCTGCTTGGATTACATTCACCAGGGAACATCACAGCACAAGCCCTCTGCAACTTACTGCTTTTTacagaaaattgttttaaagatGCCAGCGATGGCTACATTGTTAGTAAATACAGGCAGCAGAAATACAAGGAGGTGAAGGACAT
The nucleotide sequence above comes from Trachemys scripta elegans isolate TJP31775 chromosome 3, CAS_Tse_1.0, whole genome shotgun sequence. Encoded proteins:
- the GCM1 gene encoding chorion-specific transcription factor GCMa, producing MLKAADDIMDQEDSISQSGEMTSWDINDIKLPQDVKQTDWFQEWPDSYVKHIYSSDDKNAQRHLSSWAMRNTNNHNSRILKKSCLGVVVCSNDCSAADGRKIYLRPAICDKARQKQQRKCCPNCSGPLKLISCRGHGGYPVTNFWRHEGPFIFFQSKGAHDHPRPETKLEAEARRSIQKSQTAVSPTSPRLKRCREVESLTGEMQSQEAWPLLLSNQENYVSPCSFNGHLIDKNPPEQIMNNCLSLAKNYGFGRSPYLTEHSQDIGSNKYYEKCKEIGSREHDSRDLSGPSVCNMYADYGEPQPWNKNTTLERNPCTDKCCNGSTLSLADLHCEIVSSQNCMDSSIQHVPNIPPTTKAGYHPSRPNPGLSGDDFYEGKLHVNYNSSYIPSSFYHLSSEDPYLIMNSAHHHQQPSPLTKGNEWDFEEERKYTNLDYCNNEMIFSLYPLR